GGCTATCAAGGATTCCACCAATGCCTTTAGAATATTCTCGAGGATGCCTGTGGATAAGGTATTTACAAATGTTTGATAAAGCTTGTCATTACTAAAGTGATTATGAGGTGAATGAGAAATCACATTTAatagatctctctctctctctctgtacatatatacatacatacatacatatatacgtgcatatatatatatatatatatatccttatactatataagaataaGTTGTGGTCAAAGGAGATTTAAATTTTAACCGCATGAATAGGAGCTTTTTGGGAGTATAAAATATTGTGtagtttttttaaaacttttcatACAATTGAGGGTAGTATGTGCTTAGGTATATTTATCGAAATACCctcattttggtaaatttgaaattttgatttatAGAGACATCTGGGCATTTCTGGAATATGAAATTATTTTGCAACCATTTTTGCATCGAGTACAACTCATATAAGCTTATTTGTTGGTATAATTACTAAAATGGTGTTATAGACACATTTAGTTAAAGTGTGGCTTTTGTTGTGCAATTAACACAAAAACATATTAATACGTTATACAATTAACACGTTGCTATAACTGGCCATTGGAGGATAtctttatactatataagaatgagttgtgGTCAAAGGGGATTTAAATTTCAACCGCATGGATATGGCTTTTTAGGAATGTGGAATGTTGTGTAGtgtttttaaaacttttggtACAACTGAGGATAGTATGTGTTTGGGTATATTTACCGAAATGGTCTCATTTTGGTAAATTTAAAGTTTTGATTTGTTGATACATCTGGGTATTTCTagaatataaaattattttgcAATCGTTTTTGCATTGAGTACAActtatatatgtttatttgttggTATAATTGCTAAAATGATGTTATAGACACATTTAGTTGAAGTGTGGCTTTTGTTGTTCAATTAACACAAAAATATATGAACACGTTGTGCAATTAACACATAGTTATAACTAGTCATTGGAGgatatccttatactatataataaTGAGTTGTGGTCAAAGAGGATTCGAATTTTAACCACATGGATAGAGGCTTTTTGGGAATGTGAAATgttgtgtaattttttaaaaacttttggtACAATTAAGGGCAGCATGTATTTAGgtatatttaccaaaatatacTCATTTTGGTATATTTAAAGTTTTGATTTATAGAAACATCTGGGTATTTCTAGAATATGGAATTATTTTGTAACCTTTTTTGCATTAAGTACAACTCATATAAACTTATGTGTTGGTATAATTACTAAAATTGTATTATAGACACATTTAATTGAAGTGTGGCTTTTATTGTGCAATTAACACAAAGACATATTAACATGTTGTGTATTTAACACATTGTTATAACTAACCATTGGAGAATATTTCTTTGTCTGAAACAACTTATGTCTGCTCTTGAACAATTTTCAACTGATATCTGTATGGGTCTTTTGGGAAttataaaattgtaaaaatattGATAAAGCAAAGTGTACAAGTGTGTGTTGCAATTAGAACGTACTATTATTATGTTTGTCATATTTAATGGCTATTTCTTTGCAGAATGTACTATTATTTGTCCAATGAAAAATTCTCTCTAACCATAGGTATCAAACATGGGTACTCCCCCCCtagtatatatgtatgtatgtgtgtgtgtgcgcgcgTGCACCTTATTCTACCAAGCTAGCTAGTGAGCACTTGTATTATCTTTCCCTTGCCTTTTCTCCTTCTACATGTAATCATCGCTCTTTTGGTTTGCAATTGTACTGGTTTAGGTTGTGTCACAAACAAATGTTCCAGTTCAAAGCCAGAATTTGGATGTTAATTGTCCTGAGGACTTACCTGGAAAGGTTGAACGTTGTATGGACATGAGCTCCTTACCGACTAGCATGGACTTTCATCCTTTGAAAGCAACTCTCTTATTAGGTCAATTGTCGTACGACTAAGTTACTTTACTAAGTTAATGTTCTACTATCAAGTATCAACTTTATTGACATGTGTATTATTGTTCTAATTTTTCAGTTGGAAGCATCAATGGTGAAACAGAATTGTGGGATGTCCGCTCTGAggtaaaatttttttggaatGCGTTCATGATTTGGAAGAGAGAGACCATCTCCTCATCATTCCTGGTAAATAAATTAATTACTGATCATTATTGATCTTCATCTTGGAGTCGTCCTGATACTATTTGAACCTTTCATTTCAGATTGATTATAATCAAAATCCCAAAATTTCAGTTAATCGTGTTTTATGGAGCCCAGATGGTTCAATCTTTGGTAAATACACAGGAGTTGAACTTCCTCTTTACCATCTATCTTCTAAgtatttattttgttaaaagtataatttcttttacccATTATAATAGGTGTTGCATACTCAAAACAAATTGTCCAGTTGTATTGTTATCATGCTACTGGTAATTACATCGAAAAACAATTGGAGGTATATCTATTCTGTTCTCTTTTAAATTCTAAAGTTGTTCACCTTCTGATAACCACTTTAACTTTGAAGATCGATGCTCACTTGGGAGGGGTACACGATCTTGCATTCTCTTCGCCATACGATCAAATTCTTGTAATTACGTGTGGAGAGGACAAACTCATTAAGGTCCAAATATGAAATTGTACTCTAGTAATTTTACTAGTTAAATGAAATAGGTAATAATATTTATAGTTTGTGCCAGGTGTGGGATAGTATGACTGGTTCCAAACAATACATATGTGAAGGTCATGGTGCCCCTGTGTACTCGCTGTGCGCTCATCTGAAGGAAGATATCCATGTATAGTTTCTCCTTGTTACCATTAAAGACTTTCCtttctctacttttttttttaacttgatttggtatattttttctttttttctaatgGTTTTACTAATTGATGCATTGCAGTTTGTATTTTCTACATCAACAAATGGTGAGATAAAAGCGTGGATGTTTGACAATGATAACACAGGACCAAGGGTTGCCCTTGATGCACCTGGCCATTCTTGCATGAGAATGGCCTATAGTGCTGATGGTAAAAGGTAAGTCCTAGATATAGTATTGTCCTTGGTGTTTCTCCAGAAACTAAATCAACCAAACATTGTCAGGCTGTTTTCTTGCGGGACAAACGAAGATGGAGACTCATATTTAGTTGAATGGGAAGACACTGAAGGTTTTATAACCCAAAGCTACGATGGGCTCTCTAAGTCTTCTGCAGCCATAGTGCAATTCAGCACATGCAGAAACAGGTTTTTGGTTGCTGGTGACGAGCATTTACTCAAATTTTGGGACATGGACAATGTCAATATTTTAGTCTCTCTTGACGCTGATGGGGGCCTACCTGTATGATCTATACACCTTTTTGGAATTATGCTTTTACTTGCTATAAGAGTATTATAGATTTTCAATCATTTGTGATGataaaaatgatgtttcatTTACTTGTTAACTTCTTTCTCTATGTCAAGGCAAAGCCTTATGTTTGCTTCAACAAAGAAGGCACTCTTTTGGCTGTCTTTGCTGATGATAGTAAGATCAAAATCTTGGCAAATGATATTGGTACCCAATTGCTGCAGACTTTGCCTTCTGGCTCTGTTGATTCGACAGGACGTCCTTGCAGATCATCAGGGAAGGTCAGCTACTaaaacctttcttttctttttttttgttatttttcgaGAAGCAACTATTTGCTACATTAACAGTGCACAATTAGGCCAGTGACACCCTCCTGAATTAAAGTTGAGGATGAAAACATCCCCATGGCCATGGGGGCGTGGTCTGCGAATTTTTCTTTAgatttccttttctcttctgATCTACAAGACATTGattttcactttctcttcttttgtttAACTTTACTGCTCGAGCATGGTTGATATGTAAACTTGAACCGTCTGAAAACAGgatgatcaaaacatgaaatgtCTAGGAATTTCAGAGCTAAACAACCAACTGAGCACTAAGGAATATGCAAAACCTACGCAAGTTTCGCAGTGCAAATCCCTGAGGCTCACAGCTGAATTTAAGACAAACAGGGTAAGATTCTGTGTTGCATAAGTCTTCGTTCATATTAAGGGCTACACTTAACCGTTGGTGTTGGAGGCACCACTAGGAGTTGgctttatatttttaatctcATTTTCTAGAGTTGTTCATTTTTAACCTAATTCAATGACGTACATTAAAAGAGCATACTACACATCGACTATTTTCCTACCACAAACATTAAATGAAAATATAGAAATTTCTTCATTCTAGATATGGTCTTTTATATTCTTAGTAAGAAATTATACCATGATATATGCCTTTCTTGCATTAACCACCACAAGAGATGATcagtagaaaattaaaaaaaaaaaaagtttccatTCTGTGTAGTAATCAAATTTCTCCTTCTCCTTTGACTGATAATCTTGCTCACATGCGATGTTAAGAAAGATAAATTTGATTACTCGGTATGCTCCTCTTCTGGTATAACCGTACTAGTATTCATTGACCTGAACTTAGTTGGGGCGTATGCATTTTCCTTCTGTTTTTTTGGGCTAAATTTAGGATTCAAAAGTTGCTTATTGGCTTTTAATTATCACAGATGTGTAGGTTAATTATCATGTAGGTTACTTAATCTTTGGGGGAAGGGGGCAAAAAAAAACATTGCTACTAAAGTACAAAGGTTGAAGCACTTAATTGAGTGGGTAGATGTCATTCCAGGTGTACAATAAAAGAAGGGTAAAACACACTTTACCCTCTTGTGGTTTAGCAATTTTTCATATATTCTCTCatagtttcaaaagctatacataatcTCCTCATAATCTGGATTAAAGTGTTaaagtgacggaaatgatcCTTTGTGACGAAACCTAAGGAAATGTGAAAATATccttgtttaaaaattaaaatggattcagtgaccaaaatatataaatataatatgcatGACACTTTAACTCCttatgattttatgttttactACATAACCCCTTTATGGTTTAgtactttaccatataatccccttatagttttcaaaatatatatataatgcccATGTGgttaattaataattttcaatttcacaAAGGGgtacttttgatattttagttgaCTCCATTTTATAATGCAAATTTCGTGATTtcgacactttaatccaaattatgaggaggttatatatagtttttcaaACCTCAAGGGAATAATGTGAAAAAATGCTAAATCACAGGAAAGTGTATTTTACccataaaaaaatataacatactttaattatttttctaccacaaaattaaataaaaatataaaaatgtcaTGATTCTAACTCTAAGTATGGTCTTTTATGGTCTATGTAAAGAATTATACTACGACACATTTCTTGCATTCACCacgagatttttttttaattttttttgtagagGGCCACCCAATAACAGGTGGCACCTCTCCAAAAATTGGCATATGCCACTAATTGCGGCGAGCACACCGTATTCTTTAGTAAAGCAAAGAGATaagtaaaacaaagaaaatatcAGACCTGTTTGAGAacccaattcagcacttaaaaagttaatggattcaaatcttaatataTTTCAACcgtttgataactaaaaattcaacatctgaattaattaagtaataCTGAATCttctaggcaaaacttgctcccaacatgaagtgataaactattcacataTCACTTAACGTGATAtgtactcaaatgtattagatttaatattttaCAATTCAACAActtaatggatttagatttcagatttcaaatttcaaatttcagattttagactttttttaaattttcgttttatcaaacgcaccctcaCTCTATGTAGCGCAATGGAACTTCTCCATTGACTGATAATCTTTTTCATATGTAATGCTAAGAAAGATAAACTTGATCACTCCTTGTACTGCTCTTCTGGTACAATCGTACAAATATTATTATACTGAAATTAGCTGGAGGTATGAGCAGTTCCCTTCTTCTgcctttttgggtcaaattgaaGTTACTTATTGACTTTTATTGATCTCAGATATGTAGGTTGCTATACACTAACGCAGGTAACGGAATATTGGCTTTAGCAGCAGATGGCATTCATCTATTCTGGAAGTGGCCAGGAAATGGGTATAACAATTATGGCCAGGTACAACAGTTGATGCGTTCTGTTTTCTTctgcatctctctctctctctctctctctctctctctctctctctctctctctctctctctctctctctctctctctttgttctGTATGTGTATCTTTGTTTTCTCGTGTGTTGAGGGAAGAATTGGAATAGTTAATTATTACAGTTCTGTTATTTAGCAATATGCTCATTGCCGCAGGCAACAACAAATCGTCCCCCTTGTCTTTGGCATCCGAAGACTGGATCAGTTATGGTCAATGACCTCAACAATGACCCATATCAAATAGTCTCACCATGCTTTGCATTATCCAAGAACGACTCTTATCTTGTATCAGCATCAGGAGGGATGGTTTCATTGTTCAACATTGTAAACTTTGAGGTAAGCATGTGATAacttatttgtcaaaattttttaatttgagcTGATAGAAATGGAAAAGCCAGCAGAAAATGTTTAACCAAAACACTTCAGTCATGCAGAAGAAAAATGCTGTGTGTGATTCCCGCTGATCATTGTATATCCTTTATCCTATCTATCTAATAACTATTATAGAAGGGCAAATCTAATTTGCATTCTTGAACATGTGGAAAAAATAAATTGCTAATTTTATTGTTAGAGCACCATTTTACATGAATCGTCCCTCCCATTGATTTCGAGTTCAATTTGTTGGATGTTAACTGCAGAAAGTGAGGCGTTGCCTGCTGCCTCCACCTACAGCTACATGCATGGCATTCTACCCTCTAGATAACAACCTAGTTGCTATTGGCATGGACGATTCAACTGTTCTCATCTACAACGTACGAGACTCTGAGGTATAACACTTATATCGTGTGTGTAAAACTTTTCAAATGATGAAAGAGTCGTAGCGatcaatttacccattttccatACATATTACAGCTTATGAACAGGCTTTCTGGGCACTTGAAAAGGGTTAGCGGCTTAGCATTTTCGAACTCATTAAAAGTGCTGGTCTCTGCTGCAGTAGATTCTCAGGTCTGTTCTAAATAAAAACATATGTCACACTCATGTCCTCATAAGAATTGTTGTTATTAGCTGCAATGTGCAGTAATAATATTCCTAATCCGACCCATCTCACATGCAAAATTCCTGAATCCATCATATTGTTCCCTTTTGTTGCAGATCATTGTCTGGGATACAATAGCgtgggagaaaaagaaaagcatctCGATGCAGATATCAGTTGGGTGGTGGCTGCCATCAGAAACCTCAGAGACCGTTATCCAATTTCACAAGGATCAATTGCACTTTCTTGCAATCCACGAGACTCAACTTGCAATGTATGAATCAAGAAGTCTAGACCGCATCAGACAGGTCAGTTTTTTCGCCCATTCATTCTTAGTTTTTTTCACCCATTCACTCTCCACAAGCACTCGAAGCATACATATATAGCAACTTGTTTTTGTATGCActggttttaatttctttagaCTACGTTTTTCTCAATTGCTTGTAGTGGAACACGAGAGACTTCTGTGCAAGGATTTCGAGTGGAACATTTTCATGCGACAACCAGCTGGTATTTGTTGTCATGAGAGATGGAATTGTTATGATACTCAGCGCCTTAGATCTGAGTCCAAAATTTCGGATTGATCCTTCTGCTTACCTTCCGCCTAGTAGTGGGTACGTATAA
The Coffea arabica cultivar ET-39 chromosome 6c, Coffea Arabica ET-39 HiFi, whole genome shotgun sequence genome window above contains:
- the LOC140008860 gene encoding topless-related protein 1-like — translated: MSLSRDLLFLIRQFCKDENLHKTAHMLEQETSFYFDMNYFEELVLSGNWSEVEAYLSSFTTPDSNEYSIKMYFEIRKQKFLEALDRQDLALALDILLKDLKCFASSNEHLYKEMAWLLTMEDFRKHHSLSTYGDIISARRRVMDEVKALLEANPHFRRKIKLPNMETTRLRRLINQSLNWQHSQCGRSECVPQINSLLFDHKFVTSEAIKDSTNAFRIFSRMPVDKVVSQTNVPVQSQNLDVNCPEDLPGKVERFGSINGETELWDVRSEIDYNQNPKISVNRVLWSPDGSIFGVAYSKQIVQLYCYHATGNYIEKQLEIDAHLGGVHDLAFSSPYDQILVITCGEDKLIKVWDSMTGSKQYICEGHGAPVYSLCAHLKEDIHFVFSTSTNGEIKAWMFDNDNTGPRVALDAPGHSCMRMAYSADGKRLFSCGTNEDGDSYLVEWEDTEGFITQSYDGLSKSSAAIVQFSTCRNRFLVAGDEHLLKFWDMDNVNILVSLDADGGLPAKPYVCFNKEGTLLAVFADDSKIKILANDIGTQLLQTLPSGSVDSTGRPCRSSGKICRLLYTNAGNGILALAADGIHLFWKWPGNGYNNYGQATTNRPPCLWHPKTGSVMVNDLNNDPYQIVSPCFALSKNDSYLVSASGGMVSLFNIVNFEKVRRCLLPPPTATCMAFYPLDNNLVAIGMDDSTVLIYNVRDSELMNRLSGHLKRVSGLAFSNSLKVLVSAAVDSQIIVWDTIAWEKKKSISMQISVGWWLPSETSETVIQFHKDQLHFLAIHETQLAMYESRSLDRIRQWNTRDFCARISSGTFSCDNQLVFVVMRDGIVMILSALDLSPKFRIDPSAYLPPSSGHHVYPVVIAAHPQKSNQFACYAYICHVMLQTTSQTVQRHKQYDGQLLVGRGTWEEENALVLLAKNHTGQKEWRLRIQGFAKF